Sequence from the Elusimicrobiaceae bacterium genome:
CGCATTTTGAGGTTGTTTTATTGAAAAGAATAGAGCTGTAGAAAAGAATCTAAAAAGGAGAAACTATGAAAAAAGGTTTCACGTTAATTGAATTATTAATAGTTGTGTTAATTATCGGTGTGTTAACTGCAATTGCTTTGCCGCAGTACCAAACCGCCACCGATAAAAGCCGGTACGCTACTTTGATGCCG
This genomic interval carries:
- a CDS encoding prepilin-type N-terminal cleavage/methylation domain-containing protein — protein: MKKGFTLIELLIVVLIIGVLTAIALPQYQTATDKSRYATLMP